The nucleotide sequence CTGCCTCCTCCACTCCTGCTCGTCCTTCTCCGGtcctcgccgccgtcgtcgtgccTGTGAATGCTAGATTGCATTCTTTCCTGCTCCACTCCTCGTCCTTTCCCCGAACCCTAGATCGAATTGAGGCTGTGCGGGCTCCCATTCTCCGGAGCGGCCGTCGCTTCAGGTGCCCATTCCTACGGTGACGCCTCGCCGCCGTTCCTCCTGGAATCGGTGTCGGCAGGGGCTGGGAACCGTGCGGAGTCGCCTGACGCCTGACGCGGCTTCCACTGCGCTGCCCTCATTCGCTTCTTCCTAGTAGATGGCCAAAAGAGACCTCCAAGACCAAGATGATTCTGTTCTCCTGTCACTTGTACAAACTCCGGCGCTGCAGTGGTGATCTCCTTCCCCTGCTGTTGCCGGTGCTCTGCTCTGGAGGAGCGTTCTTCTCACGACTGATCGGCCGCTGCCGTCGGCATATGCCAGGTGCCCTGGTCTTCGTTGGGCCCTTCGCCATGTCTTAACTGGGCACGTTGCTGGTGACGAGCACCACCAGGTGTCCCAACCCCTTCCCTTCCctccccttcccttccctcccCTTCCCTTCCTCTGCGAAACTCAGCACCCAAACCCTAATTCGGATCTGATCTCAATGTCTTAACAAGTAGGTTCTGTTGGCTTGCAAGGGTACCATGAAGGAATGTTATACTAAAGCCGCTTGGTAGAGGACTGATTCTCAAACTTTGTGAATAAACACTCAGCCATTGTAAATGAGTATTTTCAGAAGCTTATGATCTCATGCAAAGTTTGTATTTTCATGATCTCAATCCATATGAAGAGCTGGTACATGCCATATCCACCAGAGAAACTATGATCCGCTCCTCAAAAGAATGGGGTCTTGGATTCATCTCAAAGTAACAAGCTGTCTTGGGTTCCTCTCAAAGTGTATACATGTATTATGCCTTCTAACTTTGATCCCTTTCAAAGATTATAAGGCGTACATGTGCACACCCATGTCCTTTATTGGATCCATGCCTGCGGTTCTGTGTGCTCTGCTTTGCTCTGAATGTTCCTAGCCCTTCTGCTCCTCATCCTCTCCACCTTTGGTGGCATTTGGATAGGCAGCGCGAATGGGATCAGcatatgtgatgatgatgagatatAATGAGGTGGCTTTCTGGCTCGGGGTGAAAGTACCCACTGACCATTGCATTGCAAGTGAAATTTACTTAGGGTAACCGTTTTGGACATGGAAATGGGCCCGAACCTGTGAATGGAGTGCTGATGAAGGGCGATGATGTTCTACCTTTTCTGAATTGCATACCATTGAGCAATCAAGGCAGCTGCGAGTATCTAATTAGAGCTGACCCTCTCCCCTCCTGAAGCCTATTTATTCATCCTTTTTGTTTGTGGTTCTGCCTAGGAAGGTCATTTGGATATGTGACAACCAGCACAGTTCCACAtacattagagcatctccaatattTTCCAAAACCCTCTTTCAATCTGTATTTTTTGGTAAGattgataaaaattgctctacaaCAACTCCTTATCTCAACTACCAATCTTTCTGCACTTGGAAAATTGATCAAATCGCGCGGAAATATACGCACGTGTATCAATTGGCCAATTTGGAGGTGGAAGGACGTGGGAAGGAGTAAGGACAGGGTTCCCAatacaaatgtacaagagagaaagaaagtataaaaGTGGTTGGGGTGATTTGGAAATAGCCTGGGATTCCTGATGCAAAATTGTCTTGGGGCTAGGTTGTGGAAACGGTTGGAGGAACCCAACAACTATGCTCTCAACTTCTTTTAGCCACTTggaaaactcattgatttaccaattgtttttttgggaactattggagatgctcttcaataaaaggagacttgaaaggatggaatatacccaaagacttagccttagataggagtgcttggaaaacagctattcacgtgcctgaaccttgattgcttctgcagggtttcaactctagcctaccccaacttgtttgggacttaaaggctttgttgttgttgttgttgttgttgttgttgttgtattggagatgctcttaggatAAGTAAATCGTGCAGCAGGAGAAGGGAGGGCTTGGTTTCTATGATTGAGCAAAGGTGATGCTGagccctcttttttttttctctttcagtCTTTGCAACTATTCTGCGCTTCAAAATTTTCCTATAAAGAAAAAATGCTTACATGCTGTGTCAGAATTTGGCATTAAGCATGCTGATGTTGAAATTGAAATGGTTTCCTTGTGCTAATATTTAATTCGGTTGTCGATCGAATCCAAATCTTTCTTCCACCCATTCAGTTAGTTGTTGATTAGGGTGTTGCTTGGTGCCCTGCTGAGTGTCTAGGATTACTTCAAAATATAACAAGGAAAGAAAATCAATCTTCAACTGTGTCCCTCTTGGAGCTGTGCTTCCTGGTGCCATCCTTCCTGCTCCATCATGTTGGCTTTTATGAAGCTGAACAGCTGGAGATGCATGCAGCAGCAGGGGATTAGGAACCATGGAGCTGTGGCTTCTTGTTGGGGTTTGATTAGGTGATGTGGGATTTTGCTTGTGATTGATGATTTTTCTTTATTGTTTGATTGTAATTTTATATCCTCCCTTGCCCTTGAATCTGAGGCTGCCATGTGTAAATGGGGTTGGATGTATGGCCAGCTCTATTTCTATGAATTTTTTTGGAGCTGGTCGCCTAGCTCCAGAAATTTTTAGAGCTGGAGGTGGAGTTGGTCACCAAGCTACATGTGTAGATCAATGGCCAGCCTTCTCCTGATATTGCACAGTGCCCCTCCACCACCTTGCCTGGATGCTTTGGCGAGATGGGGGCTTGGTAAACTGCAGGTCCATTGTCTGGTAGGGAGATCTGAGCTTTTAACAGTGATAAATGGTTATTTTGCAATTTGGAATTTACTGGTCTCTTTGGCTCATTGCCTTGAACTCAACTATCTTTGTGGCTATTCTTTTTTGGAGTTGGATAGCCTTTCTGCATATTTGTCTGTTTGGGATGGCATTGACAAGTATGCCTGCTCATCCCTCTTTCTTCTCCGTCTGTAGCTTCAACACTATATTCCATCCATTTTATACCCTTGTCTATCCTCAGAGATACGAGCAATCAGATTTAGATATGAACGCAATGCAAAACCTTCTAGCTAACTCCATGGCAGTTTTTGAAGGCTGGTTTCGCCGCTGTTGTAGCTGATGTGAGTTGTGACAGCTAATCTGCTCTTTGAACTGCTTCAAAGTTTTATTCTATTTTCTACTCCTGTGTGCTCTTTATCTGGTTGTTATTTTATGCTCTTTTGCATGTCCTGCTGATGCTCTACCCTGATCTCTAGTGGCTGTTCTTCATTTGCCTTCCTACTGGATTTGAACCTGGGACCTGGTTCAATGTTAGTGGGGACTAATATGCCAAGTCTGTTCCATCTCATAAGTTCCTACCTGAGTGACCCTCAAGAATGAAGAAATAAAATTCCAATGTGGGGCAATGATCAACAACCATGGCTGACATAAGCGCCTTTGATAAATCAAGGCTGCTACGGGTACCAAACTGGAATCCTCGCTTTCCTCTCTTGGAAACCTTTTCAATTATGTTCTAATGATAGTGGCTTTGTCCTTGGATGgtcatgccattcttcatgggtGATAACCAGGGCAGCTCCACTTATCATATCAAGTTGATCTGGTGATAAGAGATGATGGGGATACGGTTAGATGATTGAGCAAAGGCGAAGCTGAGCCCCCCTCCCCCCAACCCATACACACACcccaaaagaaagagaagaagataaCACGACTTTATGTGATTTCCTTCATGCATGCTTTATTTGAATATGTTGTTGCTTTGTGTTTTCTTGTCTAACCTACATATTTTCTAACTTCACTCCTTTTGTTGCATTTGTCTAACACCAGATATGTACCTTTTTCTCGAAAACGCACACCAGATATGTACCTTTGAATTTGGTTCATTTGTAGGTTGAGTTTTTTCCTAATTTCTATTGATTCTGCTATGATTGTTTGTATTGGCCTTGGTTTGCATGATGGATACTTTCTGTTAACTTTGGTCATCCCAGAATTTACTGCTGTAATTTCATGAGATGTTTAGATCATGTACTCCTGTTGGAGCTGGGTGAGTAACTATTATAGGCGTTCAGGGTGTacattctcttttttttttttggtcacTTGTTCTGTCGATCTTCCTTTCTTGTTTGGATTTTTCAGTGGCTGTGATGAAAAACGCCCCAGCCCTATACTTTGCAGCATCCTGAATTGATACCTTTGGTATTTTGCTCAATTTgttgctaaactaggatggcttgtaccatAACAAGTAACCAGTTTGCAACTAATTGTTGTCATTACTGCTTTGGAGCCTGTGTAGATTTGATGCATAGATTCCTTGTTTTTTTGGTTGGGGTGCCCAGGCTTACTTGGATGAATTGCTTATTTAGTCATTTTGTTCTAAACAATGTTTTCTTTTCCCACAAACTGATATTTAACTACTAACATTCTTCCAACAATAATTTTGGCAACCAGCAAGTGGCGTTGAATGGCTTGGTGACCCCCTTTGGGCTGCTAGCGTTGGCGTTAGTGGTCCTATTTTGCGCACCATGACCTTGATGAATCTTGATTGATCAAACAAAAGGATAGACACTTAGACAGGATAAATTACTATTACGATCGTGGCATGGATGTACTTTTTTGTTGTGTGTGAAAGCTTATCGGACTTGTGGCAGGAGAAAGCGGTGGCAGGAGCAAgagtggtggagaggaggaggtATAGGAGGCGCTGCTGCCGCTGGGGAACTATAAGGTTACCTTCCTTTTTGTCATGCGCAACCGCCTCCCTGAAGTCTTCTGGGATGCCTTCCTCCGTGTATGGATCCGAATCCCACTCAAATTCATTATTGTTTAAACATCTATGTATGATTATACTTAGATAGATGTTGGTAACTTCTGATTTATTGTAATATCATTATAAACTTAAGTTGCTGGATTTTTCCTTGCATTTTAGATTGTATGATGTATATTTAGGATTGGAAATCAGGATGTTTTTAATCTCATATATGCAAGCTGTGTCTTTATACTGTATGGGTAAAAAACATAGCCCATAGCGATGACCATTTGGGTAGAAGTTAGGTCAATATGTAATACAAACGACTGTTTTGGCCAGGAAATGGTTTTCAATGTGTGGACCTGATAGCCAACCATCAAGATTGATGGGAGCCCTTAAGAGGGCATTCTGCAATGTGCCTACAAgaccaaatatatatacacacaccatCATGCTTGATATGTTGTTATTTTCTTTCTAATTGATAATTGCGAAGTTTTATAATAGTACTAGATGCAAGTTGTAACAAAAGGTTCTCTCCCTGTATTGCTTCGCTAATTAGGTATGGGCTGCTGCATATGTGGCTTAATTTCGTAAGTAGTCATGTAGCTTGAATTCTAGGAATGGGAGGGAATAGTGACTTACGCCATTTGATTTCTATATAGAAGAGGGGTCATGAAGCATTCACAAATGGGAACTCGGAATATTTGAGACATTTGATGAGATATGTGCCACCCTcaagtttatataaaaaaatcaacAAAGAGGTTGTACCAAAGTATCACGAATGATGATCTTTTGCAAGGTTTAATTCTTTCAGATGGCCTTACATTGATTCTTGAAGTATCAGCGATTCAGTATGCTCCAAATTAAGTTTGAAATTTACCTGACCATACTAGGTAGGTACTCGCATAAGGTGATCCAACatttgatcaagtgcttgaaagATCAGGGAATGCTATCTAAGATTTAGATTCATACACCCAATTTTTTAATCAGATATTTTCCTTCTTTCCTATGTGTTTTGCAGATCATGAATCGCCAAAAAGAGTCATGTCTTGAGATAGTGGCAGCAACAAGTGCAACACAAATTTGCTTCAGTAAGAACCAAGAAGCGTACCGAAGCTTCATTCATATGATAAAGTTCAGTTAGGAGACGACCTGCCTTTTTATGAGCTTGCAATTGAATTGTAACAAATGAATCACAAAAATTACACTGGATGCAACAGCACTTAATGAATTTAAGAATTATTTGGTCGATCATTGTAATGTTTTGTTAGTGAACCAGCTTCAGCTTTCCCTTAGTTTTTCTGCTTTGAACTTGTATTACCATGCAAACATTACATGGAGATAACAATCCCTCATTTGAAGTTAGGGGTTCTTTCCCCACAATTACAAGCTTCATGCTTGCTCTGTATGATACAGCCTTTGCCGTAAATAGGACAAGTTTTATGTCTATTGTTGGTCCATGGGTATGAAAAACAATTAATGCAAGCTCAGGTGGTGCACTTGCAAGCTTCTGCACAAACGAAGAATAAGTTATGCACCGAAACACTACATGGAATAGCATGCTGATGCACATGTTGAGAACTCAGGATGATAAATGGTTCAGCATCAGGACAACAAATTACCTTCCCTGGCACTTCACTTGCACAAAAGCTCCTGCCCAAATTTCCTAAAATGCAAAAGCTCAGCACAATGGTGTGAAAATGAATTTATGATGGTGGCAACTTGGTTTTCAAACATGATTTTATGATGGTGGCATTGAATTTATGATGGGTTTTCGTCAAACAAAATACTAAACACCATGCATCAGTCCTTCAACATAGTCCTCAAAAGAATCCAAACTGAAGCTCTGAAGCAAATTAATAATTCCAAAAAGAAACGTCGAAATCAAGAGAGCTTAAATCGTCCTACGAACGCCCAAGCCTCCACGAAACCCCGACACCCAATTTTTGCCCACAACGATCCAGCAATGGAGAAGAGGAACATTCCCCGCGCTGGTTCTCCACTAAACCCGAGCGAACAGCGAAGTGAGGATCCAGGGGTGCGGCCGTACCATGCTTCTCGATGTAATCAGTCAGAATGGTGGACCAGTAGGGCCTTAGGGCCGCCGTACCCTCGACGACAACCACCAACTGCCTCTCCGCCTCCGCCATCAACAGTGAGTCAGTGCCCAGCGTCCTCCTCGAGCTCTTGCTAATCCAGCCTTGGCTTCCCCCCAAACCGAGACTACGACGGAGACGAAACCAAGACGAGGAAGCCGGGTTGGAATAGAGAGGCAAGCTCCAGAGGCCCACAATTCACTCCATGACAGGTGGGCCCACGCTGTTTCTTTTTAGCGAAGTGGCCGTTCTGTTAGGGCATGTACACAGCGTGACTGTCAACTTATCGAACGTGAACTGCATTATATTAATTAAGAGAAAAAATTATTTGACACCGAAAAAGTTGTGCTTTCTTATTTGACACTCaaactcaaaatctttcttatcTATCCGCTCTCCCTCAATTTGTCTTTCCTAAATGACTgccctgttcggctggctagAAAAACGGTTGATGCTGGTGCTGATACTGATttcttgtaagagaaaaacactagtTATTTCGTTGAAAatggtacggctgataagttcaagtaaACATGCCGCCATTTCCGTCAGACTTCACAGTAAGTTGTCCCATGCCTACGCAAAGACCAAAATACCCCGAGTACGCATAGAGGAGGGGAACCGACTCAGCCAAATCCCTAATCGGCCATGGAGGAAGGCGGAGATGCGGCCGCCCGGCGCTGCGGCGCGGTCGAGCACTGGGGGCTGCCATAGCGGCGCCGCAGGCGCCCGACGCCGGGCCATAGCCGCCTGGCGGGGCTTCTTGGGCACCCGACGCTGGGCCAAAACGCCTGCCGTGGGGGCTCGGAAACCCAGGTCGGGGCCACGGCTTCCCAGTGCGGAGTACGCTGGGAGCTGCGCCGAGGCGTGCGGGTGGGAGGCGCACGATGACCATGCGGACATGTTCGCCGATGACGTGGTGGGCTGCGGCGATATCGGGGCCAGGCGCTGGGTGCCGCCTCACGAGGTGCTGCAAGGCCGAGAGCACGTGGCAGCGTCCTTCTCCGTGTGCGAGGGTGTGAATTGTACACTCAAGGGCCATGACCTCCGCCGCGTCCGCAACACCATCTGGGAGAAGATCGGCTTCCAAGACTAACCGGTGTCAGCCTcagcaccgccaccgccgccgccgcctacctTTGACGGCAATGCTTGCCGTGGCCTCGTTGATCCTGTTCTCGCcttgaggagaaagagaggagctTTCGCTTGATTAGTGGCCTTAATGCTTCTGGATTAATTCGATGAGTTCTTTTTCTGTGTGAAAGTGTAGTTGTTCctgttgtgggttttggtgtattgatgacatctaaGATAAGGACTAATGAGATATTATTAagatatattgcagctttagtcccATAAAATATTTAAAGTGGTGTTTTAGATGATATGGTGTCCCTAAGTTCTTCAAGTTTAAAAGGCGGATC is from Miscanthus floridulus cultivar M001 chromosome 7, ASM1932011v1, whole genome shotgun sequence and encodes:
- the LOC136465139 gene encoding uncharacterized protein, which produces MRPPGAAARSSTGGCHSGAAGARRRAIAAWRGFLGTRRWAKTPAVGARKPRSGPRLPSAEYAGSCAEACGWEAHDDHADMFADDVVGCGDIGARRWVPPHEVLQGREHVAASFSVCEGVNCTLKGHDLRRVRNTIWEKIGFQD